In one Nitrospinota bacterium genomic region, the following are encoded:
- a CDS encoding Hsp20/alpha crystallin family protein, with protein sequence MNLVTFNPEHVLDRFFDTDRYFGFPKVTGDHSSIMPRVNVIEKDEAFHLEAETPGMTEKDVSVEFHDGILTLKGHRENSSESDKNDYRIREFSKQSFSRSFRLSDQVDSEKVEAKMEQGILKVTLPKKEQVKPKKIEIKVES encoded by the coding sequence ATGAATCTCGTAACTTTTAACCCAGAACATGTTTTAGACAGGTTTTTCGATACCGACCGGTATTTTGGTTTTCCAAAAGTAACCGGTGATCATTCATCCATTATGCCCAGAGTCAATGTGATTGAAAAAGACGAAGCGTTTCATCTGGAGGCAGAAACCCCGGGAATGACAGAAAAAGACGTTTCAGTCGAGTTTCATGACGGCATTCTGACCCTGAAAGGGCACAGGGAGAATAGTTCGGAAAGCGATAAAAATGATTACCGCATCCGCGAATTCAGCAAACAAAGTTTTAGCAGGAGTTTCAGGCTCAGCGACCAGGTTGATTCAGAGAAGGTCGAGGCTAAAATGGAGCAGGGAATCCTGAAGGTCACTTTACCCAAAAAGGAGCAGGTAAAACCAAAGAAAATTGAGATCAAAGTTGAGTCTTGA